DNA sequence from the Anaerobranca californiensis DSM 14826 genome:
TCATTTTGATTTACTGTTACTATATCTATAACTTTATCTCCTTTATTTAAATTTATTCCTTTTACTCCCCTAGCTGAACGTCCCATTTCCCTAACATCACTTTCATCAAATTTAACCCCTAAACCATTTTCACTACCTAATAAAATCTTTTGATTCCCATCTGTTAATTTAACTCCAACTAACTCATCATCTGGAGCTAAACTAATAGCAATTAACCCATTTTTTCTAATATTTTCAAATTCTTCTAGTTTGGTTTTCTTAACATATCCTTTTTTTGTTGCAAAAAATAAATAATAACCATCGGTGAATTCTTTAATGGGCATAACTGATGTGATTTTTTCATCTTTTTCAATGGGTAAAATATTTACTATAGAAGTTCCTCTAGATTGTCTTCCACTTTCAGTTATTTCATAAACTTTTTTCCTATATACTTTACCTTTATTTGTAAAGAATAAAATATAGTTATGTGAAGAAGTTATAAATAAATGTTCTATAAAATCATCATTTTTATTGGCTATACCTGTTACTCCTCTTCCACCTCTTTTTTGACTTTTATATGTTGAAGAAGGTAAGCGCTTTATATAACCTTGGTGGGTTATTGTAACAACTACATCTTCTTCTGCAATTAAGTCTTCATAATCTATTTCATCGTCATCAGCAGTAATTCTTGTTCGTCTTTGATCATTATATTTTTCTTTAACTTCTAATAATTCTTCCTTTATAACTCCATCAATTTTTTTAGGATCCTCTAATAATTCTTTATAATATTTTATTTTACTTAAAACTTCGTTATACTCTGTCTCAATTTTTTCCCTTTCAAGTCCAGTTAATCTTTGTAATCTCATATCTAAAATAGCTTGAGCTTGTTTATCAGAAAGGCCAAATTTATTAATTAATCCTTCCTTAGCTTCATTTGTTGTTTTAGACCCTCTAATTGTCTTTATCACTTCATCAATATTATCTAATGCAATCCTCAACCCTTCTAAAATATGGGCCCTTGCCTCTGCTTTATTTAAATCATATTTTGTTCTTCTAGTTATTACATCCCGTTGATGGTTGAGATAATGTATTAATATATCTTTTAAATTTAAAACTTTTGGCTGATTATCAACTAAAGCTAACATAATTATTCCATAAGTTTGTTGCAATTGGGTATGTTTTAATAAAAGATTGGTTATATACTCTGGTTTAGCATCTTTCCTAAGTTCAATAACTACCCTCATTCCTTTTCTATCTGATTCATCCCTTAAATCAGTTATACCGTCTATTTTTTTATCCCTTACTAATTCTGCTATTTTTTCTATGAGTTTTGCTTTATTAACTTGATAGGGTAGTTCTGTTATAACTAACCTTGTTTTACCGTTATTTATTTGCTCTTGGGATATTTCCCCTTGAATTTTAATAACTCCCCGTCCAGTTTTATAAGCATTTTTTATTCCATCTTTCCCTTTAATAATACCACCGGTAGGAAAATCTGGACCTTTTATTGTCTCTATTAACTGATTTATAGAAATATCTGGATTATCTATTAATTTTATTGTTCCATCAATAACTTCTCCTAAATTATGGGGAGGTATATTAGTAGCCATACCTACGGCAATTCCTGAAGAGCCATTTACTAAAATATTGGGAAATTTTGATGGTAAAACCCAAGGTTCTTGTAATGTTTCATCAAAATTTGGTTTAAAATCAACGGTATCTTTATCTATGTCTTGTAATAATATATCTGTTATTTTAGCTAATCTCACTTCTGTATAACGCATAGCTGCTGCAGAATCGCCGTCAATAGAACCAA
Encoded proteins:
- the gyrA gene encoding DNA gyrase subunit A, with amino-acid sequence MNEITHGKIIPIDLSQEMKQSYLDYAMSVIVGRALPDVRDGLKPVHRRILYAMSEMGFTNDKPYKKCARVVGEVLGKYHPHGDMAVYDALVRMAQDFSIRYPLLDGHGNFGSIDGDSAAAMRYTEVRLAKITDILLQDIDKDTVDFKPNFDETLQEPWVLPSKFPNILVNGSSGIAVGMATNIPPHNLGEVIDGTIKLIDNPDISINQLIETIKGPDFPTGGIIKGKDGIKNAYKTGRGVIKIQGEISQEQINNGKTRLVITELPYQVNKAKLIEKIAELVRDKKIDGITDLRDESDRKGMRVVIELRKDAKPEYITNLLLKHTQLQQTYGIIMLALVDNQPKVLNLKDILIHYLNHQRDVITRRTKYDLNKAEARAHILEGLRIALDNIDEVIKTIRGSKTTNEAKEGLINKFGLSDKQAQAILDMRLQRLTGLEREKIETEYNEVLSKIKYYKELLEDPKKIDGVIKEELLEVKEKYNDQRRTRITADDDEIDYEDLIAEEDVVVTITHQGYIKRLPSSTYKSQKRGGRGVTGIANKNDDFIEHLFITSSHNYILFFTNKGKVYRKKVYEITESGRQSRGTSIVNILPIEKDEKITSVMPIKEFTDGYYLFFATKKGYVKKTKLEEFENIRKNGLIAISLAPDDELVGVKLTDGNQKILLGSENGLGVKFDESDVREMGRSARGVKGINLNKGDKVIDIVTVNQNEYLLTVTNKGFGKRTKIEEYREQSRGGKGIKLMNLTDKNGKLVALKSVSNEEDIMVVTNKGFIIRQNIEEIGIFGRTTQGVRLVKLTDDDYVVAVAKVVSENEQEE